Below is a window of Lacibacter sp. H407 DNA.
TTATTTGGCTGGTGGTAAAGGAAGAGTGGCGAAGTTGGTTTGGTGATGCGTATGGCTGTCATCAGCACAAGTGACCTGTCATCCCGAGGCACGAGGGATCTGCCCGGCAGTGGTACAACAGTTGAGCAGATTCCTCCTGCGTCGGAATGACAAAAAATTTCATCTTTTGTATTATTTTAAACTACAGTAAACGCAACTGTAATGAAACCTATCGGAACGCACAACTACTTCGTGTACATTACCACTAATCAAAACAAAACGGTTCTTTACATTGGAGTAACCAATGATCTTTCTGCAAGACTCATCCAACATCAACAGAACGCAGCGCCTTACACACATAATAGCTTCGCCGGAAAATACAATGCTTATTATTTGCTTTACTATGAACGCTTCGGTCAAATAGAACATGCTATCGAACGGGAGAAAGAGTTGAAAGGATGGCGGAGAAGCAAGAAAGAAGAACTGATCAATTCATTTAATCCTGAATGGAGATTTCTGAATGATGAAATTGAATAACGCTAAACAGAGAGTAATCCCGACGCAGGAGGGATCTGTCGGGCTTTAGCACTTACTTCAGCAGATCCCTCGTACCTCGGGATGACAAATAACTTCAACAAAATTATCTGACAACAATCATCGCTTCTTTTGATGGCTGACATTGGGTTGTGAAAAAAGGGCTTCTACCTTCACTTTCAAATTACAACCTATGCATATTCAATTGCACGATAACATTACGCTCAAAGAAATAAAAACTGTTTTTTCTGATTACTATCCTTATCTGAAACTGGAATTTTATTCGAAGCCACATCTCCTGTATGAATCATCTGATGAATGGGATGTGTTGCCTGATGATAAGCGGTTAAAAGACATCAAGGAAATTCATGTTGATGGTATCATCGATATTCAACCCACCGAAAAGGTAACCGATCTTGAATTTGAATTTCAACGACGCTTTGGTTTACCGGTACAGGTGCTGCGTATGGAGCAAGGCGTATGGAGGCAAACAACAGGCATGGATACGTTTACACTCAAAGATGTAAACCAGTTCAGTAAAAATGATTCGGATGATGACCTGGTTGACGAATACGAAGAAGGATTTGAAGAACAGGCTACCTGATTTGTAATAATAGCTGCCCTTATAACTGCGCTGCAATTTCGTTTACCGATGGCCGTTTGCGATAATCAGCATCAAAATAACGCCATACAATTTTTCCGTTCTTGATGATATATACGGCAGGTACAGGAAGATTTGTTCCGTTTACTCCATTGGCTTCATTAAAATCAATATTGAAACGCTTGTATCGTTCGATCGTTTTTTCATCGACTGCAAAAGCAACTTTGTATTGATTCATTACACTTAATCCCTGATCGGTCAATATCGGAAACGCAGCTTTTGTTTTCTCGATGGTCTTTTGCACATTGGCCGGTATCTCAGGCGTAATGGCAACAACGGTGGCTCCTTTATCAGCAATGAGTTGCATGGAATCCTGCAGACCTTTGATCTGCTTGCTGCAATAGGGGCACCACTGTCCACGATAAAAAATCAACACAACTGTTTTCTCCCTGTTCGTTTGTTTGAGTTGAAATGGTTTACCCGATTGATCATTCAATGTAAAATCGGGAGCTGCTGCACCTACCGGTAGTCCTGTTGGCTGTTGTGCATGTGTGATGAATGAAGTAACAAGAGCAAGTATCGTGAAGACTAATTTCATACTGTAAGATTTACGCAAACCTACCGGATTGCAATCTCATGCGATGTCGTTATTACGACAATGAACTGTTATTTCTTAAACATGAAATAAACGGCACCTAAAAGAAAAAGAAAACTTACAATATATTTCCAGTGAAACGGTTCTTTGAGATAAACCACCGCAAACACGCCGAACACAACCAGCGTAATTACTTCCTGGATCATTTTTAATTCGAATGCATTTACACCGCTTTGGTAACCGATGCGGTTGGCAGGCACCATCAAACAATATTCAAAAAAAGCAATGCCCCAACTGATAAGCACTACTTTCCATAACGGTACGTTTTGATGACGTAGATGTCCGTACCACGCAATGGTCATGAATATATTCGAGAAGAGCAATAACAGAATTGCACGAAGCATGACAATTAATTTTCTGAACGTTTACCCGCCAGCAAATACAACGCAGCCATCCGCACCGCTACTCCATTCTCCACCTGTTGCAGAATGATGGATTGTTTGCTATCAGCTACATCACTATCCAGTTCCACCCCACGA
It encodes the following:
- a CDS encoding GIY-YIG nuclease family protein; translation: MKPIGTHNYFVYITTNQNKTVLYIGVTNDLSARLIQHQQNAAPYTHNSFAGKYNAYYLLYYERFGQIEHAIEREKELKGWRRSKKEELINSFNPEWRFLNDEIE
- a CDS encoding peroxiredoxin-like family protein; this translates as MKLVFTILALVTSFITHAQQPTGLPVGAAAPDFTLNDQSGKPFQLKQTNREKTVVLIFYRGQWCPYCSKQIKGLQDSMQLIADKGATVVAITPEIPANVQKTIEKTKAAFPILTDQGLSVMNQYKVAFAVDEKTIERYKRFNIDFNEANGVNGTNLPVPAVYIIKNGKIVWRYFDADYRKRPSVNEIAAQL
- a CDS encoding DMT family protein, translated to MLRAILLLLFSNIFMTIAWYGHLRHQNVPLWKVVLISWGIAFFEYCLMVPANRIGYQSGVNAFELKMIQEVITLVVFGVFAVVYLKEPFHWKYIVSFLFLLGAVYFMFKK